From Stenotrophomonas nitritireducens, the proteins below share one genomic window:
- the acpP gene encoding acyl carrier protein: MSTIEERVKKIVVEQLGVKEEEVTTSASFVDDLGADSLDTVELVMALEEEFECEIPDEEAEKIGTVQAAIDYVKAHVKA; encoded by the coding sequence ATGAGCACCATCGAAGAACGCGTCAAGAAGATTGTTGTTGAGCAGCTTGGCGTCAAGGAAGAAGAAGTCACCACCAGCGCATCGTTTGTCGATGACCTGGGTGCAGACTCGCTTGACACCGTTGAGCTGGTGATGGCGCTGGAAGAAGAGTTCGAGTGCGAAATCCCGGACGAGGAAGCCGAGAAGATCGGTACCGTCCAGGCCGCCATCGACTACGTCAAGGCACACGTCAAGGCCTGA
- the fabF gene encoding beta-ketoacyl-ACP synthase II, protein MSRRVVVTGMGMVSPLGNDLASSWEGIINGRSGIGPLTNVMDSYLERFTTKIAGEVRDFDITADNPLFGKYRVSGKDAKKMDPFIHYGLGAAFMALHDSGLEITEANAERIGAIVGAGIGGLLGIEEQTIEFHEGKKISPFYVPKTIINMLPGQLSIIAGLKGPSFSAVSACATSNHSIGTAMRMIQYGDADVMVAGGAERGSSPTALGGFCAMKAMSTRNDEPTKASRPWDQGRDGFVLGDGAGILILEEYEHAKARGAKIYCELAGFGASSDAYHMTAPSENGEGAARCMVAAMKDAGVTPEQVGYLNAHGTSTPLGDLGETMAMKTAFGAHAYKMLVSSTKSMTGHLLGAAGGVEAIFSVMALNTGIIPPTINLENPSEGCDLDYVPNVARKADVDVVMSNGFGFGGTNGTLVFKRI, encoded by the coding sequence ATGAGTCGTCGCGTCGTCGTTACCGGCATGGGCATGGTGTCGCCCCTAGGCAATGATCTGGCCAGCAGCTGGGAAGGCATCATCAATGGCCGCTCGGGCATTGGCCCGCTGACGAATGTCATGGACAGCTACCTGGAGCGTTTCACCACCAAGATTGCAGGTGAGGTCAGGGATTTCGACATCACCGCCGACAACCCCTTGTTCGGCAAGTATCGGGTCAGCGGCAAGGATGCCAAGAAGATGGATCCGTTCATCCATTACGGCCTGGGTGCCGCCTTCATGGCGTTGCACGACTCGGGCCTGGAAATCACCGAGGCCAATGCTGAGCGCATTGGCGCCATCGTCGGCGCCGGCATCGGCGGCCTGCTCGGCATCGAAGAGCAGACCATCGAGTTCCACGAAGGCAAGAAGATCTCGCCCTTCTACGTGCCCAAGACCATCATCAACATGCTGCCGGGCCAGCTGAGCATCATCGCCGGGCTGAAGGGCCCGTCGTTCTCGGCGGTGTCGGCCTGTGCCACGTCCAACCATTCCATCGGTACGGCGATGCGCATGATCCAGTACGGCGATGCCGACGTGATGGTCGCCGGTGGCGCCGAGCGTGGTTCCTCGCCGACCGCACTGGGCGGCTTCTGCGCGATGAAGGCCATGTCCACCCGCAACGACGAGCCGACCAAGGCCTCGCGTCCGTGGGACCAGGGCCGTGACGGCTTCGTGCTGGGCGACGGTGCCGGCATCCTGATCCTGGAAGAGTACGAGCACGCCAAGGCGCGCGGCGCCAAGATCTACTGCGAGCTGGCCGGTTTCGGCGCAAGCTCCGACGCGTACCACATGACCGCACCGAGCGAGAACGGCGAAGGCGCCGCCCGCTGCATGGTTGCGGCAATGAAGGACGCAGGCGTCACCCCGGAACAGGTGGGCTACCTCAACGCACACGGCACCTCCACGCCGCTGGGCGACTTGGGCGAGACCATGGCGATGAAGACCGCCTTCGGCGCGCATGCCTACAAGATGCTGGTCAGCTCGACCAAGTCGATGACCGGCCACCTGTTGGGTGCAGCGGGCGGCGTGGAAGCGATCTTCTCGGTGATGGCGCTGAACACCGGCATCATCCCGCCGACCATCAACCTGGAAAACCCCAGCGAAGGCTGCGACCTGGACTACGTACCGAACGTGGCCCGCAAGGCCGACGTGGACGTGGTGATGTCGAACGGCTTCGGCTTCGGCGGCACCAACGGCACGCTGGTGTTCAAGCGGATTTAA
- a CDS encoding aminodeoxychorismate synthase component I, with product MHILPLRADIDLLALHRLAPHRYPVLLESTAAGKQGQWDMLLIADGGQLLLNADGSVQREDGSPVEGTFLAALDRDWQALQQPRNPMEADIPFRGGWALLLDYELAQQVEPILQLPRRTDCLPTAVALRCPAAVLRERDSGRCIAIAEDAAADLLSQLQHDQTEAALLPPLPHWHGPSAISEDAGERFTDGVHKIIDYLHAGDVFQVNLSRRWQAQFDTPLAAEALYARLRTANPAPFAGLFTAAGRAVVSSSPERLVSVNGDVVQTRPIAGTRPRFEGDDDAARIQELVGHPKERAEHVMLIDLERNDLGRIAAPGSVEVDELMTVESYAHVHHIVSNVRARLRADVTPGEVIAATFPGGTITGCPKVRCMEIIAELEQTARGAYTGAFGWLNRDGDMDLNILIRTAEVQGTIASFRTGAGIVVDSVADKELDETRAKARGLLRALDPQ from the coding sequence ATGCACATCCTCCCCCTGCGCGCCGATATCGACCTGCTGGCGCTGCATCGGCTTGCACCGCATCGCTATCCGGTCCTGCTCGAATCCACTGCCGCCGGCAAGCAAGGCCAGTGGGACATGCTGTTGATCGCCGATGGCGGCCAGCTCCTGCTCAACGCTGACGGCAGCGTGCAGCGCGAAGACGGCAGCCCGGTGGAAGGGACGTTCCTCGCCGCGCTCGACCGCGACTGGCAGGCCCTGCAGCAGCCACGTAACCCGATGGAAGCGGACATCCCGTTCCGCGGCGGCTGGGCCTTGCTGCTCGATTACGAGCTTGCCCAGCAGGTTGAACCGATCCTGCAGTTGCCACGGCGCACGGATTGCCTGCCAACTGCCGTCGCATTGCGCTGCCCAGCAGCGGTACTGCGCGAACGCGACAGCGGCCGCTGCATCGCCATCGCCGAAGACGCCGCCGCCGACCTGCTCAGCCAGCTCCAGCACGATCAAACAGAAGCCGCATTGCTGCCGCCCTTGCCGCATTGGCATGGCCCCAGCGCCATCAGCGAAGACGCCGGCGAACGCTTCACCGACGGCGTGCACAAGATCATCGATTACCTGCATGCCGGCGACGTGTTCCAGGTGAACCTGTCGCGCCGCTGGCAGGCGCAGTTCGATACGCCGCTGGCAGCGGAAGCGCTGTACGCGCGGCTGCGCACCGCCAACCCCGCACCGTTCGCCGGCCTGTTCACCGCTGCCGGACGCGCCGTGGTCAGCTCCTCGCCGGAACGGCTGGTTTCCGTCAACGGTGATGTGGTGCAGACCCGCCCGATCGCCGGCACCCGCCCGCGCTTCGAAGGCGACGACGATGCCGCACGCATCCAGGAGCTGGTTGGTCATCCCAAGGAGCGCGCCGAGCACGTCATGCTGATCGACCTGGAGCGCAACGACCTGGGTCGCATTGCCGCGCCCGGCAGCGTCGAGGTCGATGAGCTGATGACCGTGGAGAGCTACGCCCACGTGCACCACATCGTCAGCAACGTGCGCGCGCGGCTGCGCGCCGATGTGACCCCGGGCGAAGTGATTGCGGCCACCTTCCCGGGCGGCACCATCACCGGCTGTCCCAAGGTGCGCTGCATGGAGATCATCGCCGAGCTGGAGCAGACCGCGCGCGGTGCCTACACCGGCGCCTTCGGCTGGCTGAACCGTGACGGCGACATGGACCTGAACATCCTCATCCGCACCGCCGAAGTGCAGGGCACTATCGCCAGTTTCCGTACGGGAGCCGGCATCGTGGTGGATT